The following proteins come from a genomic window of Lolium rigidum isolate FL_2022 chromosome 5, APGP_CSIRO_Lrig_0.1, whole genome shotgun sequence:
- the LOC124655395 gene encoding uncharacterized protein LOC124655395, whose protein sequence is MCPLRVILIFLSATVAGFFLLRGLNAEPDFFQDADEGSESPRAAVPLHSKVGSAVKAGFWTTVDMASGRYLWRTLVAPAKSESDQAR, encoded by the exons ATGTGTCCGCTCAGGGTGATACTCATCTTCCTCTCCGCCACCGTCGCCGGGTTCTTCCTCCTCCGGGGCCTAAACGCCGAGCCCGACTTCTTCCAAGACGCCGACGAGGGCTCCGAATCTCCCAGGGCCGCCGTTCCCCTCCATTCCAAG GTTGGTTCGGCTGTGAAAGCCGGCTTCTGGACGACCGTGGACATGGCGAGCGGGCGGTACCTCTGGCGGACACTCGTGGCGCCCGCGAAATCTGAGTCCGACCAGGCTCGGTGA
- the LOC124651352 gene encoding CBL-interacting protein kinase 15-like yields the protein MESGGKIVMGRYELGRLLGKGAFGKVHYAKNLQSNQGVAIKMMDKEKVLKVGLSEQVRREITTMRLVEHKSIVQLHEVMATRSKIYFVMEYMKGGELFEKVAKGGKLTEGVAHKYFQQLISAVDYCHSRGVYHRDLKPENLLLDENENLKVSDFGLSALSESKRQDGLLHTACGSPAYVAPEVICKGGYDGAKSDIWSCGVILFVLVAGYLPFQGPNLMEMYRKIEKGEFRCPGWVSQKLQKLLYKIMDPDPSKRISIQKIKESTWFRKGPGNTLTVKKPSENITTNAAPALGVRRRKNNQEDPKQLVVTNLNAFEIISLSTGFDLSGLFVEKENRKEARFTSEKPASAIVSKLEDVAKALNLRVRKKDNGVVKMQGRKEGRNGVLQFDSEIFEITPSYHVIKMKQTSGDSLEYQKLLDDGIRPALKEIVWAWHGDGDQQVHQA from the coding sequence ATGGAGAGCGGCGGGAAGATTGTGATGGGGAGGTATGAACTGGGGAGATTGTTAGGGAAAGGAGCATTTGGCAAGGTGCACTACGCCAAGAACCTTCAGTCAAACCAAGGTGTCGCCATAAAGATGATGGACAAGGAGAAGGTGCTAAAGGTAGGGCTCTCGGAGCAGGTCAGGCGTGAAATCACAACCATGCGGTTGGTGGAGCATAAGAGCATTGTTCAGCTCCATGAGGTCATGGCAACAAGAAGCAAGATCTACTTCGTCATGGAGTACATGAAAGGTGGTGAGCTCTTTGAAAAGGTCGCTAAGGGCGGCAAGCTCACAGAGGGTGTTGCACATAAGTACTTCCAGCAGCTCATCAGTGCAGTGGATTACTGCCACAGCCGTGGCGTGTATCACCGGGACTTGAAGCCCGAGAACCTGCTGCTGGATGAGAATGAGAACCTGAAGGTTTCAGATTTTGGACTGAGCGCACTTTCGGAGTCCAAGAGGCAAGACGGCTTGCTCCACACTGCCTGTGGATCGCCTGCATATGTAGCTCCAGAAGTGATATGCAAGGGAGGCTACGATGGTGCAAAATCAGATATCTGGTCTTGTGGTGTTATCCTGTTTGTTCTTGTCGCTGGTTACCTCCCTTTCCAAGGTCCGAATTTGATGGAGATGTACCGCAAGATTGAGAAAGGCGAGTTCAGGTGCCCTGGCTGGGTTTCGCAAAAACTTCAGAAGCTGCTGTACAAGATCATGGACCCTGATCCAAGCAAGAGGATATCGATTCAGAAGATAAAAGAGTCCACCTGGTTCCGGAAAGGTCCTGGGAATACCCTTACAGTGAAGAAGCCAAGTGAGAACATCACCACAAATGCTGCTCCAGCACTAGGTGTGCGGCGCAGAAAGAACAATCAGGAAGACCCGAAGCAGCTGGTGGTGACAAATTTAAATGCCTTTGAAATCATCTCTTTGTCCACAGGGTTTGATCTTTCTGGCCTATTCGTTGAAAAGGAGAACAGAAAGGAAGCAAGGTTCACTTCAGAAAAGCCTGCCTCAGCCATCGTCTCAAAGCTAGAAGATGTCGCAAAGGCGCTGAATCTCAGGGTGAGGAAGAAGGATAATGGTGTTGTCAAGATGCAAGggaggaaggaaggaaggaatgGCGTTCTTCAGTTTGACTCAGAGATCTTTGAGATCACCCCTTCCTACCATGTCATCAAGATGAAACAAACAAGCGGTGATTCACTGGAGTATCAGAAGCTATTGGATGATGGCATCCGGCCAGCACTGAAGGAAATAGTCTGGGCCTGGCATGGAGATGGTGATCAGCAGGTACATCAAGCGTAG